The following are from one region of the Eubacterium sp. MSJ-33 genome:
- the rpoD gene encoding RNA polymerase sigma factor RpoD translates to MAKKVTDKETSTAKNTDENIMQTDQMKEHLENLVEMAKKNDNTLIDTEIVNYFVGKPDITLTTDIMTKIFDYLDEHHVAVLSETEDDDEILDDMILEDTEDADIDIEKIDLSVPDGVSIEDPVRMYLKEIGKVPLLTAEEEIELAKRMEAGDEKAKQKLAEANLRLVVSIAKRYVGRGMLFLDLIQEGNLGLIKAVEKFDYEKGYKFSTYATWWIRQAITRAIADQARTIRIPVHMVETINKLIRESRQLLQELGREPLPEEIAERMGISVERVREILKISQEPVSLETPIGEEEDSHLGDFIQDQNVPVPAEAAASNLLRDQLNEVLDTLTPREQKVLRLRFGMDDGRARTLEEVGKEFQVTRERIRQIEAKALRRLRHPSKSRKLKDFLDANE, encoded by the coding sequence ATGGCAAAGAAAGTAACAGATAAGGAAACAAGCACAGCAAAGAATACAGATGAGAACATCATGCAGACAGATCAGATGAAGGAACATCTGGAGAATCTTGTGGAGATGGCAAAGAAGAATGATAATACGTTGATCGATACGGAAATCGTGAATTATTTTGTCGGTAAGCCGGATATTACACTCACGACAGATATTATGACAAAAATATTTGATTATCTGGATGAACATCATGTTGCTGTATTGTCTGAGACAGAGGATGATGATGAGATTCTGGATGATATGATTCTGGAAGATACGGAAGATGCGGACATTGATATCGAGAAGATTGATTTGTCTGTTCCGGACGGTGTAAGCATTGAAGATCCTGTTCGTATGTATCTGAAAGAGATTGGAAAGGTACCGCTTTTGACAGCAGAGGAAGAAATTGAGTTGGCAAAACGCATGGAGGCAGGCGATGAGAAGGCAAAACAGAAACTTGCAGAAGCGAATCTTCGTTTGGTTGTCAGTATTGCAAAACGATATGTAGGACGTGGTATGCTGTTTTTGGATTTGATTCAGGAAGGAAATCTGGGACTCATCAAGGCTGTTGAAAAATTCGATTATGAAAAGGGATATAAGTTTAGTACGTATGCAACGTGGTGGATTCGTCAGGCGATAACACGTGCAATCGCAGATCAGGCAAGAACAATCCGGATTCCGGTTCATATGGTTGAGACAATCAATAAGCTGATTCGTGAGTCCAGACAGCTTCTGCAGGAGTTAGGAAGAGAACCGCTTCCGGAGGAGATTGCAGAGCGTATGGGGATTTCTGTAGAGCGTGTACGTGAGATCTTGAAGATTTCGCAGGAACCGGTATCGCTGGAAACTCCGATCGGTGAAGAAGAAGACAGCCATCTGGGTGATTTTATCCAGGATCAGAATGTGCCGGTTCCGGCAGAGGCTGCAGCGAGCAATCTGCTTAGAGACCAGCTCAATGAGGTTTTGGATACATTGACACCGAGAGAGCAGAAGGTTTTACGTCTTCGTTTTGGTATGGATGATGGCCGTGCAAGAACTCTGGAAGAGGTTGGAAAAGAATTCCAGGTAACCAGAGAGCGTATCCGCCAGATTGAAGCAAAAGCATTGCGTAGACTGAGACATCCAAGCAAGAGTAGAAAGTTGAAGGATTTCTTAGATGCAAACGAGTAA